Proteins encoded within one genomic window of Setaria italica strain Yugu1 chromosome IV, Setaria_italica_v2.0, whole genome shotgun sequence:
- the LOC101777711 gene encoding acidic leucine-rich nuclear phosphoprotein 32-related protein: MKPEVEVEADERAAEIARKKAAAAAAAKKAAEVVDVEEEKEGVEEEDGEEAVDGEEDGDEDDDGEGEEEDDEEEVEGEEEAAGVVEISDEDDDDEDGGEAEGGDDDDDDDDDDDEVDGEDEQEEELGTEYLVQPLGRAEDEEHSSDFEPEENGEAADDEEIEEEDDADDGKDSVKAQSSVKRKRSGDDEDDGDDDGDDDDDDGRPPSKR; the protein is encoded by the exons ATGaagccggaggtggaggtggaggcggacgaGCGGGCGGCCGAGATTGCCCgcaagaaggcggcggcggcggcggcggccaagaagGCTGCGGAGGTGGTTGatgtggaggaggagaaggagggggTTGAGGAGGAAGACGGGGAGGAGGCAGTCGATGGGGAGGAAGACGGTGACGAGGATGACGACGgagagggcgaggaggaggatgacgaagaggaggtagagggagaggaggaggcggcgggggtcgTGGAGATCTCCGacgaggatgacgacgacgaagacggcggggaggcggagggtggcgacgacgacgatgacgacgacgacgacgacgacgaggtcgaTGGTGAAGACGAGCAGGAG GAGGAACTGGGAACTGAGTATCTGGTCCAGCCCCTTGGTCGAGCTGAAGACGAAGAGCACTCTAGTGACTTCGAGCCAGAAGAAAACGGTGAAGctgctgatgatgaggagattgaggaagaagatgatgctgaTGACGGCAAGGATTCTGTGAAGGCACAGTCCTCTGTGAAGAGGAAGAGGTCAGGTGACGACGAAGATGATGGAGATGATGAtggtgacgacgacgacgatgatgggaGGCCACCATCGAAGCGATAG